The following are from one region of the Moritella sp. 24 genome:
- a CDS encoding HAD family phosphatase produces the protein MSKPLYIFDLDETLIGADSSVLWHQFLVQKGIITDPTFLAEDARLMALYAAGKLDMPEYLHFSMAPLASLTQAQVDSLVDECVEKCIMPTVFPQATQLLEQLKQDGITRILISATVSFIVKKVAAKLGMEHAMGIDMLVEDDHYSANILGVASYREGKVIRLESWLAEQTEIFTDIYFYTDSINDLPLCLFSQYPHVVNPCPQLTNYAQEKKWPQLSWGR, from the coding sequence ATGAGCAAACCACTGTATATTTTTGATTTGGACGAAACCTTGATTGGTGCAGATAGCTCTGTTTTATGGCATCAATTTTTAGTACAAAAAGGCATTATTACCGATCCGACTTTCCTCGCTGAGGATGCTCGCTTGATGGCATTATATGCCGCGGGAAAATTGGATATGCCAGAATACCTTCATTTTTCAATGGCACCACTTGCCTCTCTCACTCAAGCGCAAGTCGATAGCTTGGTTGATGAATGTGTCGAAAAATGCATTATGCCGACTGTTTTTCCGCAAGCTACGCAACTTCTTGAACAACTAAAACAAGATGGCATAACAAGGATATTAATTTCAGCGACAGTTAGCTTTATTGTAAAAAAAGTCGCCGCTAAATTAGGCATGGAACATGCGATGGGCATTGATATGCTGGTTGAGGATGATCATTACTCTGCAAATATACTTGGTGTTGCCAGTTATCGTGAAGGCAAGGTCATACGCCTAGAATCATGGTTGGCAGAACAAACTGAAATCTTTACTGATATTTATTTTTATACTGATTCAATTAACGATCTACCACTGTGTCTATTCAGTCAATATCCGCATGTTGTAAATCCTTGCCCACAATTAACCAACTATGCTCAAGAAAAAAAGTGGCCACAATTATCTTGGGGCAGATAG
- a CDS encoding pilus assembly protein TadG-related protein, which produces MISSSHRQNGFIIPLASISLIALIAMVGFALDTGKVYSDHRLAQTAADAAALAGAFEKFNQRDSTISSAAYAEATTNGFTDGTDGITITVNNPPTSGFYQGDNNSVEVIINQSTATFFLPVLNINTINSEVRAVANGNTASGSNCVYVLDDDHEGALEVSSDSSLEAHCGIWVNSDNKKASMVESGACVKADTISVVGGYKTGQNCDSGGSAYQCDTAGDCPIYGKGKSAALSPLPAADPFINLATPTVDRTSGACPSDESCDATGCSGKEKDSGGPYEAYTVDTSGSKTLNPGTYCGGILVKKGNVTMNPGVYIMRGGGFKVEGGDSDVTGNSVSIYNTCFWECDDPNSDHSPDKGKEWYSTLDVNSSATVDLSAPPCNGGNSGSQCVNTLDGVLFFSDRDAPSSDDPGADPVNRIDSDSNAILSGAIYVWNQHLKFHSGSSGNPSDAILVSKFLEVSSNSSVEITNFTGAGGSPLKRVTLVE; this is translated from the coding sequence ATGATCTCAAGCAGCCATAGACAAAACGGTTTTATCATTCCACTTGCATCCATTTCTCTCATTGCCTTAATTGCGATGGTCGGATTTGCGCTAGATACAGGGAAAGTCTATTCCGATCATCGTCTTGCCCAAACAGCTGCAGATGCTGCAGCCTTAGCTGGCGCGTTTGAAAAATTTAACCAGCGCGATAGCACGATTAGCAGCGCAGCTTATGCAGAAGCAACAACAAATGGCTTCACCGATGGTACCGATGGCATTACCATCACTGTCAATAACCCTCCAACAAGTGGATTTTATCAAGGTGATAACAATTCCGTTGAAGTTATTATCAATCAATCTACCGCGACCTTCTTTCTACCTGTACTCAATATTAATACGATCAATAGTGAAGTAAGGGCGGTTGCTAATGGTAATACAGCCTCAGGGTCAAATTGTGTCTACGTACTCGATGATGATCACGAAGGCGCATTAGAAGTCAGTAGTGATTCATCTTTAGAAGCCCACTGTGGTATTTGGGTCAACTCTGATAATAAGAAAGCCTCTATGGTTGAAAGTGGGGCCTGTGTTAAAGCTGATACTATCTCTGTTGTTGGAGGATATAAAACAGGTCAAAATTGCGATTCTGGTGGTTCAGCTTACCAATGTGACACCGCAGGTGATTGCCCTATTTATGGCAAAGGTAAATCAGCGGCGTTATCACCACTTCCAGCAGCAGATCCATTTATTAATCTAGCGACTCCAACAGTGGATCGAACATCTGGCGCCTGCCCAAGTGATGAATCCTGTGATGCAACTGGCTGTAGCGGTAAAGAAAAAGATTCAGGCGGTCCATACGAAGCTTATACCGTGGATACCAGTGGTTCAAAAACGTTAAATCCAGGTACATATTGTGGCGGGATACTGGTTAAAAAAGGCAATGTAACAATGAATCCTGGCGTATATATAATGCGTGGAGGCGGCTTTAAAGTAGAAGGAGGCGACTCCGATGTCACAGGTAACAGCGTCTCTATTTACAATACCTGTTTCTGGGAATGTGACGACCCAAATTCAGACCATTCTCCCGATAAAGGTAAAGAGTGGTATTCGACATTAGATGTTAATTCGAGCGCTACTGTCGATCTATCTGCACCACCTTGTAATGGAGGTAACAGCGGTAGTCAGTGTGTCAACACACTTGACGGCGTACTCTTCTTTTCTGATCGTGACGCCCCCTCTTCAGATGATCCAGGCGCAGATCCAGTGAACCGCATAGACAGTGACTCAAATGCCATACTTTCAGGCGCTATTTACGTATGGAACCAGCACCTCAAATTTCACAGTGGTTCGTCAGGTAACCCAAGTGATGCGATTTTAGTATCAAAATTTTTAGAGGTTTCCAGTAACTCATCTGTCGAAATCACCAATTTCACAGGGGCCGGTGGTTCGCCATTAAAACGAGTTACCTTAGTCGAATAA
- the putA gene encoding bifunctional proline dehydrogenase/L-glutamate gamma-semialdehyde dehydrogenase PutA, which translates to MFKALDALSPSFIERPLDELWQLISPLYMADESEWLAELLPMATPSAEEKSQITTNATVLIERVRADKQAIQMIDALLLEYSLDTKEGILLMCLAEALMRIPDAATADALIRDKLSVADWKSHLKNSDSTFVNASTWGLLLTGKVVSMDRKDTKSAGSTISRLVNKVSEPIIRQAMNQAMKIMGHQFVLGRNIAEAQKNGRPSRDKGFTYSFDMLGESALTTADAKKYFNDYIQAVEAVGKNKYGNGKTPDPTVSIKLSALHPRYEVANETRVMSEMHDTVLELLLRARDLDVGITIDAEEADRLELSLALFEKLYRHPKLQGWGKFGIVVQAYSKRALPTLIWLAALAKEQGDVIPLRLVKGAYWDTELKLSQQNGYDAYPVYTRKEATDVAYLACARFLLSEQVRGCIYPQFASHNAHTVSAIATMAEHKEFEFQRLHGMGDALYNHALAIYGVDVRIYAPVGSHKDLLPYLVRRLLENGANSSFVHRLVDADCPIAELTEHPVETLESRPTYHNSLIPLPTKIFAGRKNSCNVNVDIISEVTPFNAELNLQMKKTWQATPIVNGQVITTEFDNGKPVSAPYDRRIHVGQVLWSTPEDVTKALDTAADYFPTWSAVPVVQRAECLNKIADLLETNLIELVALCHKEAGKTIHDSLDEVREAVDFCRYYAMQATENFSVAKNQVRFDGIAQQVTRQGQGVFVCISPWNFPLAIFLGQVAAALVSGNTVIAKPAEQTSLIAARTMELMLEAGVPKEAIHLLPGGGAAVGSLLTSDERIAGVVFTGSTETAQVINRSLAKRDASVATLIAETGGQNTMIVDSTALPEQVARDVIRSAFASAGQRCSALRVLFVQEDVADRITTLIQGAMQELHVGLPYSHHTDVGPVIDLLAKKKLQAHIDKMRTTSKLVGEVTLTDECNFGDFIAPIAFEINSINQLENEQFGPILHIVRYKAGDLNNVIAEINATGFGLTMGIHSRNERTYTDIERQIRVGNCYINRDQVGAVVGVQPFGGQGLSGTGPKAGGPHYLYRFTKQVISA; encoded by the coding sequence ATGTTTAAAGCGTTAGATGCACTATCTCCGTCGTTTATAGAGCGTCCATTGGATGAACTTTGGCAGTTAATATCACCTTTATATATGGCTGATGAATCAGAATGGTTAGCTGAATTGTTACCAATGGCGACTCCATCTGCAGAAGAGAAATCTCAGATCACCACAAATGCCACGGTTTTAATTGAACGAGTGCGCGCCGATAAACAAGCTATCCAAATGATTGATGCCTTGTTGCTGGAATATAGCCTAGATACCAAAGAAGGTATTTTGTTAATGTGTCTTGCTGAAGCGCTAATGCGTATTCCAGATGCAGCAACAGCTGATGCTTTAATCCGTGATAAATTAAGTGTGGCCGATTGGAAATCACATTTAAAAAATTCTGATTCGACATTTGTGAATGCATCAACATGGGGACTATTACTGACTGGTAAAGTCGTGAGCATGGATCGTAAAGATACCAAGTCTGCTGGCAGCACAATTAGTCGTTTAGTAAATAAAGTATCTGAACCTATTATTCGCCAAGCAATGAACCAAGCCATGAAGATCATGGGACATCAATTTGTATTGGGTCGTAATATTGCTGAAGCACAAAAGAATGGTCGCCCATCACGCGATAAGGGCTTTACCTACTCATTTGATATGTTAGGTGAATCTGCATTAACAACCGCAGACGCGAAAAAATATTTTAATGATTATATTCAAGCTGTAGAAGCGGTTGGTAAAAATAAATACGGTAACGGTAAAACACCAGATCCAACGGTTTCTATTAAATTATCTGCATTGCATCCGCGTTATGAAGTAGCGAATGAAACTCGTGTTATGAGCGAAATGCATGACACTGTTTTAGAACTATTATTACGTGCACGAGATTTAGATGTGGGTATTACGATTGATGCGGAAGAAGCGGATCGTTTAGAGCTGTCATTAGCATTATTTGAAAAACTGTACCGTCACCCGAAGCTACAAGGTTGGGGTAAATTCGGTATTGTTGTACAAGCTTATTCAAAGCGCGCATTACCAACATTAATTTGGTTAGCCGCACTAGCAAAAGAGCAGGGTGATGTTATTCCTCTGCGCTTAGTGAAAGGTGCTTATTGGGATACGGAATTAAAATTATCTCAACAAAATGGCTATGATGCTTATCCTGTTTATACCCGTAAAGAAGCAACCGATGTTGCCTATTTAGCCTGTGCACGTTTCTTATTAAGTGAACAAGTTCGTGGTTGTATCTATCCACAGTTTGCTAGTCATAATGCACATACAGTATCAGCGATTGCGACAATGGCTGAACATAAAGAATTTGAATTCCAACGTTTACACGGTATGGGTGATGCGTTATATAACCATGCATTAGCGATCTATGGTGTGGATGTGCGTATCTACGCGCCAGTGGGTAGCCATAAAGACTTACTGCCATATTTGGTTCGCCGTTTATTAGAAAATGGTGCAAACAGCTCGTTTGTACATCGCCTTGTTGATGCAGACTGTCCGATTGCAGAGCTAACAGAGCATCCGGTAGAAACGTTAGAAAGTCGTCCGACTTATCACAACAGTTTGATCCCATTACCAACGAAGATTTTTGCAGGCCGTAAAAACTCATGCAATGTGAATGTTGATATTATTAGTGAAGTGACACCATTCAATGCAGAGCTTAATCTGCAAATGAAAAAAACATGGCAAGCGACGCCTATTGTTAATGGGCAAGTGATTACTACTGAGTTCGATAATGGCAAACCAGTCAGTGCCCCTTATGATCGTCGTATTCATGTTGGTCAAGTATTGTGGTCAACGCCTGAAGATGTCACTAAGGCATTAGATACTGCTGCGGATTATTTCCCAACGTGGTCAGCAGTTCCTGTTGTACAACGTGCAGAGTGCTTAAATAAGATTGCCGATCTATTAGAAACCAACCTTATTGAACTCGTTGCGTTATGTCATAAAGAAGCCGGTAAAACGATTCACGATAGCTTAGATGAAGTTCGTGAAGCAGTCGATTTCTGTCGTTATTACGCAATGCAAGCCACTGAAAATTTCTCGGTAGCGAAAAACCAAGTACGCTTTGACGGTATTGCTCAGCAAGTTACGCGTCAGGGACAAGGTGTATTTGTTTGTATCAGCCCTTGGAATTTCCCCTTAGCGATCTTCCTTGGTCAAGTTGCAGCAGCATTGGTGAGTGGTAACACGGTTATTGCGAAACCAGCAGAGCAAACAAGCTTAATTGCAGCACGTACAATGGAATTGATGTTAGAAGCTGGCGTACCGAAAGAAGCTATACACTTATTACCGGGTGGTGGTGCAGCGGTCGGTTCACTATTAACATCGGATGAGCGTATTGCTGGTGTCGTGTTTACTGGTTCAACAGAAACAGCGCAAGTGATTAACCGTTCTTTAGCGAAGCGTGATGCAAGCGTTGCAACGCTAATTGCTGAAACGGGCGGTCAAAATACCATGATTGTTGATAGTACAGCACTGCCAGAACAAGTGGCTCGTGATGTAATCCGTTCTGCGTTTGCTTCTGCCGGTCAACGTTGTTCAGCACTGCGTGTACTGTTTGTACAAGAAGATGTGGCTGACCGTATTACCACCTTGATCCAAGGTGCAATGCAAGAGTTACACGTTGGTTTACCGTATTCACATCATACAGATGTGGGTCCGGTTATTGATTTATTAGCGAAGAAAAAGCTGCAAGCGCACATTGATAAAATGCGTACGACGAGCAAACTTGTTGGTGAAGTAACCTTGACTGATGAATGTAATTTTGGTGACTTTATTGCGCCAATCGCATTTGAAATTAACAGTATTAATCAACTCGAAAATGAGCAGTTTGGTCCAATTTTACATATCGTGCGTTATAAAGCGGGTGATTTGAATAATGTCATTGCTGAAATTAATGCCACAGGTTTTGGTTTAACCATGGGTATCCACAGCCGTAATGAACGTACTTATACCGATATTGAGCGTCAAATAAGAGTGGGTAACTGCTATATCAACCGCGACCAAGTGGGTGCTGTTGTGGGTGTTCAACCATTCGGTGGACAAGGTTTATCTGGCACAGGACCGAAAGCGGGTGGTCCACACTACCTGTATCGTTTTACTAAGCAAGTGATAAGCGCTTAG
- a CDS encoding TOBE domain-containing protein, giving the protein MTINNKLAIRPESIYVREAGRDYGEHISAPTQGIIKNHQLLGNVIRYQVDVKGCDITVDLLNRSSERLFDTGTPLELLFNLNELQQVS; this is encoded by the coding sequence ATGACAATCAATAACAAACTGGCTATTCGTCCTGAATCTATTTATGTGCGGGAAGCAGGTCGAGACTATGGCGAACATATTTCAGCCCCGACTCAAGGTATTATTAAAAACCATCAATTATTGGGTAATGTGATCCGCTATCAGGTCGATGTAAAAGGCTGTGATATTACGGTCGATTTATTGAATCGTTCATCGGAACGATTATTTGATACTGGCACGCCACTAGAGCTGCTATTTAATCTAAATGAATTACAACAGGTAAGTTAA
- a CDS encoding YbaN family protein has product MMSKPSTSVNESSNASGQPIIAEHFLVAQPWRFLLLCAGCLAVALGVLGIFLPLLPTVPFLLLAAACFSRSSRKLQLWLFNHRYLGPYLTNYLLRKGISKKQLLSSLSSMWLAMLLAIYFAPIWYVKIGLLVTACLVSRHLLSLQRLP; this is encoded by the coding sequence ATGATGAGTAAACCCTCAACAAGCGTAAATGAATCGAGTAATGCATCAGGACAGCCGATAATTGCTGAACACTTTCTCGTTGCACAACCGTGGCGTTTTTTATTGCTTTGTGCTGGTTGTTTAGCTGTTGCCTTGGGAGTGTTAGGTATCTTTCTCCCTTTATTACCAACAGTTCCCTTTTTATTATTAGCTGCCGCGTGTTTTAGTCGTTCTTCACGCAAGTTACAACTGTGGTTGTTTAACCATCGTTATCTTGGCCCTTATTTAACAAATTATTTGTTGCGTAAAGGCATCAGTAAAAAACAGCTATTAAGTTCGTTGTCGAGTATGTGGCTTGCGATGCTGTTAGCAATATATTTTGCGCCTATCTGGTATGTGAAAATCGGTTTATTAGTGACGGCTTGCCTCGTTAGTCGACATCTTTTATCGTTACAACGTTTACCATAA
- a CDS encoding trimeric intracellular cation channel family protein, protein MLVYSLEMLCIVAFALSGVLVDSNRGKDIVSVMMLGWITALGGGTLRDIILSADTIFWIRDPSYFWTALISAIAGFFSITHMRKTRINKLIIMFDTIGVSLFSILVTQQLYSAGYAAYVAVSMGMVTAIFGGVLRDILAHRRTLFNDTDMYATPVILGCCLYILLVNVNIDITVAALICMALIVSMRLYIVVKQIRFPAFLVLK, encoded by the coding sequence ATGTTGGTGTACAGCTTAGAAATGTTATGTATTGTTGCTTTTGCATTGAGTGGTGTATTGGTCGACTCTAATCGAGGCAAAGATATTGTCAGCGTGATGATGCTCGGTTGGATCACTGCATTAGGTGGAGGCACACTACGTGATATTATTTTATCGGCTGACACCATATTTTGGATCCGTGATCCCAGTTATTTCTGGACTGCATTAATTAGCGCCATCGCCGGTTTTTTTAGTATTACGCACATGCGTAAAACGCGAATAAATAAACTTATTATTATGTTTGATACCATTGGCGTATCGCTGTTCTCGATATTAGTGACTCAGCAATTATACAGCGCGGGTTATGCAGCTTATGTTGCAGTGTCTATGGGCATGGTCACCGCTATATTTGGCGGGGTATTACGGGATATTTTAGCGCATCGTCGTACTTTATTTAATGATACCGACATGTATGCAACACCTGTTATTTTAGGCTGTTGCCTCTATATTTTATTGGTCAATGTAAATATCGACATTACAGTTGCGGCTCTTATCTGTATGGCCTTGATCGTATCAATGCGGTTGTATATAGTCGTAAAGCAGATCCGTTTTCCTGCATTTCTCGTATTAAAATAA
- a CDS encoding cache domain-containing protein, whose amino-acid sequence MLKTVSLEKKLLLIAGFFSLLFIALSINYFLYVRSNLIDDRRCALEPRINFIGSIINEYYQKSQRGELTSLEAQLKAVDRIHQINEDNENYIFLFTDDYLLLESISNAKLRYQNVKDVTDINGVKLYQLLHLEAVTHANGGYSRYYYYSNTTREEQEKISYTQHFAPWGWTYGEGVYINDVDDSIINMLTSH is encoded by the coding sequence ATGTTAAAAACAGTATCACTTGAAAAAAAATTATTATTAATCGCAGGCTTCTTCTCTTTGTTGTTTATAGCCCTCAGCATTAATTATTTTTTATATGTCCGAAGTAATTTAATCGATGACCGTCGTTGTGCATTAGAACCCCGTATTAATTTTATTGGCTCAATTATTAATGAGTATTATCAAAAATCTCAACGTGGTGAATTGACATCATTAGAGGCTCAATTAAAGGCCGTCGATCGAATACATCAAATCAATGAAGACAATGAAAATTATATCTTTTTGTTTACTGATGATTACCTCTTACTCGAGTCTATAAGTAATGCCAAATTACGTTATCAGAATGTCAAAGACGTCACTGATATTAATGGTGTGAAGTTGTATCAGCTTTTGCATTTGGAAGCTGTAACTCATGCCAACGGTGGGTATTCTCGTTATTATTACTATTCAAATACGACACGTGAAGAGCAAGAAAAAATATCCTACACTCAGCACTTTGCCCCTTGGGGTTGGACCTATGGCGAGGGTGTGTATATTAACGATGTTGACGACTCGATTATCAACATGCTGACTTCGCATTAG
- a CDS encoding flavin reductase family protein has translation MLNDLTNKLSLTLFNNDTFKAYFAPFSTKPIAVLMGDMHAAKVVGIKTENNDMYSLTLAISGKVNEQYFTFKPGQYVELQVKQNGSYIKRPFTISSPLSQLQQDKTITLTIKKQFEGRITPWLESAVEKGELLGISPAKGDFVLSACLPQNATEQTIKQTTKEVIFIAGGSGITPFHSLLLSHVSHYPNIKFTLLYYARANQHVLHENLVALEVEQANFSLRILQSERDGHCSATHINAVTTDLSNSAVYICGPNSMMDNTQALFVEMGLSQEAIHLEQFGLASFSNVDLNVARKVSFTTTNKDIVVNEENQQTLLTIAEDNYVPAKYGCRIGICQECKCKKVSGVVYNSQTKTYSDTGEEDIQACISVPVTDVVINL, from the coding sequence ATGCTTAATGATTTAACCAATAAACTATCACTGACGTTATTTAATAACGATACATTTAAAGCTTACTTTGCACCATTTTCAACTAAGCCTATTGCCGTACTTATGGGTGATATGCATGCCGCAAAGGTGGTGGGAATAAAGACCGAAAACAATGATATGTACTCATTAACATTAGCAATATCGGGCAAGGTGAATGAACAATATTTTACATTCAAGCCTGGCCAATATGTTGAATTACAGGTTAAGCAAAACGGCAGTTATATTAAACGTCCTTTCACAATATCTTCACCGCTATCGCAGTTGCAGCAAGATAAGACCATTACCTTAACCATTAAAAAGCAATTTGAAGGGCGTATTACTCCTTGGCTAGAAAGTGCTGTTGAGAAGGGTGAACTATTGGGTATCTCACCTGCAAAAGGTGATTTTGTTTTAAGTGCTTGCCTGCCACAAAATGCAACAGAGCAAACAATTAAGCAAACAACGAAAGAAGTCATATTCATTGCTGGTGGTAGTGGTATTACGCCGTTTCATAGTTTGTTGCTATCACATGTATCTCATTATCCGAATATTAAATTTACACTGCTTTATTATGCCCGTGCGAATCAACATGTTTTACATGAAAACCTTGTTGCGTTAGAGGTTGAACAGGCTAATTTCAGTTTGAGAATCTTACAAAGTGAACGTGATGGCCACTGTTCTGCTACACATATTAACGCCGTGACTACAGATCTGAGTAACAGCGCGGTATATATCTGTGGTCCAAATAGCATGATGGATAATACCCAAGCATTATTCGTTGAAATGGGGTTATCTCAAGAGGCTATTCACCTTGAACAATTTGGTTTAGCCAGCTTCAGTAATGTTGATTTAAATGTTGCCCGCAAGGTTTCATTCACCACAACAAACAAAGATATTGTAGTGAATGAAGAAAATCAGCAAACACTATTAACCATTGCTGAGGATAATTATGTTCCTGCTAAATATGGTTGTCGTATTGGTATTTGCCAAGAGTGTAAATGTAAGAAGGTAAGTGGTGTGGTTTATAACAGCCAAACCAAAACATATTCAGATACGGGTGAAGAAGATATTCAGGCTTGTATCAGTGTACCAGTGACTGATGTCGTGATTAATTTATAG
- a CDS encoding acyl-CoA desaturase, translated as MMATLDKKFGKKLNEQQLEQLAIDLDGVKAKAMNQVGSTDERYIKKIVRLQRTLEIAGRICLVLGFISLYFWGVGVLLLSASKILDNMEIGHNVLHGQYDWMNDPTLNSQTFEWDNACSSESWKRVHNYEHHTYTNIIGKDRDFGYGLLRLSDDFSWRLRNLWQFGTYLVLSTLFQWGIAFHEMAGERVFFGKRKEGRESHVDIEQLKKVFYSKSTRQILKDYVIFPILAGPFFVMVLLGNLAANLLRNFWTSTIIFCGHFPTEVYTFTEKECENESRGHWYYRQILGSANLTGAKWFHILTGHLSCQVEHHLFPEVPAHRYVEMSKEVQVIAAKYGIAYNTGSFFSQYASVVQRVIYFSFPVGKVSGKNAALYPRF; from the coding sequence ATGATGGCCACGTTAGATAAAAAATTTGGTAAAAAGTTAAATGAACAACAGTTAGAGCAGTTGGCGATAGACCTTGATGGTGTTAAAGCAAAAGCCATGAATCAAGTGGGAAGTACCGATGAACGTTATATTAAAAAGATTGTTCGTCTGCAACGTACATTAGAAATTGCAGGACGTATTTGTCTTGTACTCGGGTTTATTTCATTGTATTTCTGGGGTGTTGGTGTGCTGCTATTAAGTGCATCGAAGATTTTAGATAATATGGAAATTGGCCATAACGTATTACATGGTCAATACGATTGGATGAATGATCCTACGCTTAATTCACAAACATTTGAATGGGATAATGCGTGTAGTTCAGAATCATGGAAGCGTGTGCATAATTATGAACACCATACTTATACCAATATTATCGGTAAAGACCGTGATTTTGGTTATGGATTATTACGCTTAAGTGACGATTTTTCTTGGCGCTTGCGTAACTTATGGCAATTCGGTACGTACCTTGTGTTAAGTACGTTATTCCAATGGGGCATCGCATTTCATGAGATGGCGGGTGAACGCGTATTCTTTGGTAAGCGTAAAGAAGGTCGTGAATCTCATGTAGATATTGAGCAATTAAAAAAAGTATTTTATAGCAAATCAACACGCCAAATTTTAAAAGATTACGTTATCTTTCCTATCTTAGCAGGCCCATTTTTTGTGATGGTATTGTTAGGTAATTTAGCGGCTAACTTACTGCGTAACTTTTGGACATCGACTATTATTTTCTGCGGTCACTTCCCAACAGAAGTGTATACCTTTACCGAAAAAGAATGTGAAAATGAATCTCGTGGTCATTGGTATTATCGTCAGATTTTAGGTTCGGCTAATTTAACGGGTGCTAAATGGTTCCATATTTTAACGGGTCATTTAAGTTGCCAAGTCGAGCACCATTTATTCCCTGAAGTACCAGCACATCGCTATGTTGAAATGTCAAAAGAAGTACAAGTGATTGCTGCTAAATATGGTATTGCTTATAACACTGGTAGTTTCTTTAGTCAGTATGCATCGGTAGTGCAACGCGTGATTTATTTCTCATTCCCGGTGGGTAAAGTTTCTGGTAAGAATGCGGCTCTTTACCCGCGTTTTTAA
- a CDS encoding TadE/TadG family type IV pilus assembly protein, whose translation MKRSSISRPSKTDQRGIIAIEAIIVLPIMILIMLTILDFGRVMHASITTTNSARSAAGYGAQNTNSAIDYTGMKSAALADATNLKVDDYNTSAVTITTERICRCVGGSNISCGSTSSCNLGVEVYVKSTATRDFRTLAPYPIIPNSVQLTRSATIRIQ comes from the coding sequence ATGAAACGATCATCAATTAGCCGCCCCTCTAAAACGGACCAACGGGGGATCATAGCCATAGAAGCAATCATAGTATTACCGATTATGATTCTTATTATGTTAACAATATTAGATTTTGGCAGAGTGATGCACGCTTCTATCACCACGACAAATTCCGCGAGGTCCGCTGCAGGTTATGGTGCTCAAAATACCAATTCAGCCATAGATTACACAGGCATGAAGTCAGCAGCATTAGCAGATGCAACGAATCTTAAGGTTGATGATTACAATACTTCCGCGGTCACCATTACCACCGAGCGAATCTGTCGCTGCGTAGGAGGAAGCAATATCAGTTGCGGCAGCACATCATCTTGTAATTTGGGTGTTGAAGTATATGTAAAAAGTACTGCAACTCGAGATTTTCGCACTCTAGCTCCCTATCCAATAATCCCCAATAGCGTACAGTTAACACGTAGCGCAACGATCAGGATCCAATAA
- a CDS encoding TadE family protein → MQNTLRYQHGIAAIESAIVAPLFCLLLLVILDGSRLIYAYGAISHAAREGVRYAVVRGTEAGQDNRRIGDSPTSPTQIETYVLQRSQPLNSITVTTTWDRDSNQLITKDAGQVVEVEVSHDFVSVTPFLPSITLSSTSSTIIYF, encoded by the coding sequence ATGCAAAATACATTACGTTACCAACACGGTATCGCCGCTATCGAATCGGCCATCGTCGCACCATTATTTTGCTTATTATTACTGGTTATATTAGATGGTTCTCGACTTATTTATGCCTATGGCGCAATATCCCACGCAGCCCGAGAAGGTGTCCGTTACGCCGTAGTAAGAGGGACAGAAGCAGGACAAGATAACCGCCGTATAGGCGATTCACCAACCTCACCAACACAAATCGAAACCTATGTATTACAGCGTTCCCAGCCACTAAACAGTATTACAGTGACGACAACGTGGGATCGAGACAGTAACCAATTAATCACTAAAGACGCAGGGCAAGTAGTAGAAGTTGAAGTCAGTCACGACTTTGTTAGCGTGACCCCTTTTTTACCTTCTATCACACTTAGCAGTACATCGAGTACGATCATTTATTTCTAA